The Pseudomonas allokribbensis genome has a window encoding:
- a CDS encoding tetratricopeptide repeat protein yields the protein MRRFSVVLILSVVAYIVVTFFITLWRSPFNLTTLIASAYEDGLVVGRNPGKAAEWYLSAAEKGDRLAQFKLGLIEYYGRGVEVDRPKGLQLISESAEHGNPDAQYFMGVSSIAGLEIPRDFTQAATWFRKAAEQGHAKSQRQLASLYYKGSGVEADPRQAFNWASKAAAQGDNEALTLLGNLYLFGHGVSADPQQAVKLLTQAATAGDSQASGMLGAAYFNGVGTGIPKDLPAALHWYTRAAEQGDAKAQFVLGNLYSSGTDVPVNYPLANRWLLQAALQGHAVSLVTLAVHLDNGQGFEKNKRKACGLLRVALKQTLPDNIAGPMRVELEKEEKTLSPEQLTEVLAMEKLYSSPAGLRELQGDLTSEQIAKPAEPTG from the coding sequence TTGCGCCGGTTTTCAGTTGTTCTAATCCTTAGCGTCGTTGCATATATCGTTGTTACCTTCTTTATCACGCTGTGGCGAAGCCCTTTTAACCTCACCACCTTGATCGCTTCAGCCTACGAGGATGGCCTGGTAGTTGGCCGCAACCCTGGCAAAGCTGCCGAGTGGTATTTGAGCGCAGCAGAAAAAGGAGATCGTCTCGCGCAGTTCAAGCTCGGCCTCATTGAATATTACGGTCGAGGTGTTGAAGTTGATCGACCAAAAGGCCTGCAGTTGATAAGCGAATCGGCTGAGCACGGTAACCCAGACGCCCAGTATTTCATGGGTGTTTCGAGCATTGCGGGCCTGGAAATACCGAGGGACTTTACCCAGGCCGCTACATGGTTTCGCAAGGCTGCAGAACAAGGTCATGCCAAATCTCAACGTCAACTCGCCTCCCTTTATTACAAAGGTAGTGGTGTCGAAGCAGACCCTCGGCAGGCTTTCAACTGGGCCAGCAAAGCAGCCGCTCAGGGCGATAACGAGGCTCTGACATTACTGGGTAACCTCTACTTGTTTGGTCACGGCGTTTCAGCAGACCCTCAACAAGCCGTGAAACTACTTACCCAAGCGGCCACTGCCGGCGATAGCCAGGCATCCGGAATGTTGGGAGCGGCTTATTTCAACGGCGTTGGCACAGGCATTCCCAAAGATCTGCCTGCCGCATTGCATTGGTATACCCGCGCAGCCGAACAGGGTGACGCCAAGGCACAGTTCGTCCTCGGCAACCTCTACAGCAGTGGCACTGATGTGCCGGTTAACTACCCACTGGCGAATCGCTGGTTGTTGCAGGCGGCCCTTCAAGGACACGCTGTTTCGCTCGTTACCCTTGCCGTTCATCTCGATAACGGGCAAGGCTTCGAGAAGAACAAGCGCAAGGCTTGCGGGTTATTGCGTGTAGCGCTCAAACAGACACTGCCTGACAATATCGCAGGCCCCATGCGCGTGGAGCTTGAGAAGGAAGAGAAGACACTTTCGCCGGAACAACTGACCGAAGTACTGGCTATGGAAAAACTCTACTCAAGCCCAGCGGGTCTCAGGGAACTGCAAGGTGATCTGACAAGCGAACAGATAGCGAAACCCGCTGAGCCGACAGGCTGA
- a CDS encoding NAD-dependent epimerase/dehydratase family protein: MSTPKILITGASGQIGRAFWTARDDKSDLRLADMDVATLPESAQRFSLDIRDQASSLEACEGIHTVIHLAADPNPDADFTSSLLPVNIIGTYNMLFAAKAQGCKRFIFASSAQAIEGYPKDVQIHEGMAPKPGNLYGVSKAFGEALASMHANDGQMTTIAVRIANVARFHAGETHSPRDVAAFISYRDVVALLERCVEAELSGFHVVHGVSDNRYKRLSIDQTRKTVGYAPLDNSFEILEGRA; this comes from the coding sequence ATGAGCACGCCAAAAATTTTGATCACGGGGGCTTCGGGCCAGATCGGCAGAGCTTTCTGGACCGCGCGGGACGATAAATCCGATTTGCGCCTGGCCGATATGGACGTCGCAACACTCCCGGAATCGGCACAACGTTTCTCTCTCGACATCAGGGACCAAGCCAGTTCTCTCGAAGCCTGCGAAGGCATACACACCGTGATCCATCTCGCTGCTGATCCGAACCCGGACGCCGACTTCACGTCTTCGCTGCTGCCTGTGAATATTATCGGCACCTACAACATGCTGTTCGCCGCAAAAGCTCAAGGCTGCAAGCGCTTCATATTTGCGAGCAGTGCCCAGGCGATTGAGGGTTATCCGAAAGACGTCCAGATACATGAAGGGATGGCACCGAAACCAGGCAACCTTTATGGGGTGAGCAAAGCGTTTGGCGAAGCGCTGGCTTCGATGCATGCAAACGATGGTCAAATGACGACAATCGCGGTCCGTATTGCAAACGTCGCCAGATTTCACGCTGGCGAAACCCACAGCCCCCGGGACGTGGCTGCGTTTATCAGCTACAGGGATGTCGTTGCGTTACTGGAGCGATGCGTCGAGGCCGAGCTGAGCGGATTCCATGTTGTCCATGGCGTCTCGGATAACCGCTACAAACGGCTTTCAATTGATCAGACCAGAAAAACCGTTGGGTACGCGCCCCTTGATAACTCATTCGAGATTCTGGAAGGGCGCGCTTGA
- a CDS encoding SAM-dependent methyltransferase, with translation MTNRGSLVVVGSGISVGHVSEETKGWIEAATKVLYCVADAPTERLIMNLNPNHESLYVYYGEDKPRTETYRQMVAKTLEYVRAGEQVCVVYYGHPGIFVNPGHRAVAIARDEGYQAKMLPAVSSLDCLFCDLGFDPSRGCLIYEATDLVVRKRTLDPTLHTVIWQIACVGDLGYSFAGFDGRNTQRLVDYLLTAYNGDHQVAIYEAAQFAICDPVIKWIRISDLATIKLSGIDTLYAPPEKLAPVYIEELTALGLGSALDNIRMEPVTKDEADNLLCVNQNLRQ, from the coding sequence ATGACGAATCGGGGCTCGCTTGTTGTGGTTGGAAGTGGGATTTCTGTCGGGCACGTTTCGGAAGAGACAAAAGGATGGATCGAAGCCGCGACAAAAGTTTTGTATTGCGTGGCCGATGCTCCTACGGAGCGGCTAATAATGAATTTGAATCCAAATCACGAATCGCTGTATGTTTACTACGGTGAGGATAAGCCGAGGACTGAGACCTACAGACAAATGGTTGCTAAAACTCTTGAGTATGTGAGAGCCGGCGAACAAGTCTGTGTCGTGTATTACGGCCATCCCGGAATTTTTGTTAACCCTGGACATCGCGCAGTAGCAATCGCTCGTGACGAGGGTTACCAAGCTAAAATGCTTCCCGCCGTTTCATCACTTGATTGCCTATTCTGCGACCTCGGCTTTGACCCCTCGAGAGGCTGCTTGATCTATGAGGCAACAGATTTGGTCGTGAGAAAACGCACGCTCGATCCAACTCTGCATACTGTGATATGGCAGATTGCTTGCGTCGGTGATTTGGGATATAGCTTCGCAGGATTTGACGGGAGAAATACACAGCGGCTCGTCGATTATTTGCTGACCGCATACAATGGTGATCATCAGGTGGCTATTTACGAGGCAGCTCAGTTCGCGATATGTGATCCGGTCATCAAGTGGATACGAATTTCCGATTTGGCGACTATCAAGCTTTCTGGAATCGACACTCTATATGCCCCCCCAGAAAAGCTAGCACCAGTTTATATTGAGGAACTCACGGCGTTAGGATTGGGCTCCGCGCTAGACAATATCCGCATGGAGCCTGTCACGAAAGATGAAGCTGATAATTTATTATGTGTGAATCAGAATTTGAGGCAGTAG
- a CDS encoding metallophosphoesterase family protein: protein MKIGLISDTHNLLRPEALAALQGCDQIIHAGDIGNADILAQLAKIAPVHAVRGNNDLNSPWAQDLPDLLSVNLNGWSTLLVHDIADVPTDLDPNVKLIITGHSHKPRIEWRGDRLYVNPGSAGPRRFKLPVTLAILEIQPDAIEPRLISLLDPPA, encoded by the coding sequence ATGAAGATCGGCCTCATCTCCGACACCCACAACCTCCTGCGCCCCGAAGCCCTGGCCGCGTTGCAAGGCTGCGATCAGATCATCCATGCCGGCGACATCGGTAACGCGGACATCCTCGCGCAACTGGCCAAAATCGCCCCCGTCCATGCAGTGCGCGGCAACAACGATCTGAACAGTCCGTGGGCCCAAGACCTCCCCGACCTCCTGAGCGTAAACCTCAACGGCTGGTCAACCCTCCTCGTCCACGACATCGCCGACGTCCCCACTGACCTCGACCCCAACGTGAAACTCATCATCACCGGCCACTCCCACAAACCCCGAATCGAATGGCGCGGCGACCGGCTCTACGTCAATCCGGGCAGCGCCGGTCCCCGGCGTTTCAAACTGCCGGTCACCCTGGCAATCCTTGAGATACAACCTGACGCCATCGAACCCCGCCTCATCTCCCTGCTGGATCCCCCCGCCTGA